From the Paenibacillus sp. MMS20-IR301 genome, the window GCCGCACGCGATGTGATTGAAGCCGCCGGCTACGGTGAATACTTCATGCACCGGGTCGGACACGGCCTTGGCATGGATACACATGAATATCCCTCCCTTCACGGACTGAATACCGATTTGATCAGTAACGGCAATGTGTTCACCGTAGAGCCGGGGATTTACGTGCCGGGACTCGGCGGTGTGCGGATTGAGGATGATGTGCTGGTAACAGCCGAAGGCCCGCAGACGCTGACCAGTTTCCCGAAAGAGCTGACTGTGCTGAGCCTGTAATTCACAAAACACAGCAATAAAGCCCCAATCTCCGGATTATAACGCGGAGGTTGGGGCTTTTTGCTATACGGGTTATCTATGAGATGTTGCGTGTAGCTGCCGGTGTGCCGCCCTGCTGCTCTTCTTCAGCAAACCTGAAGGAACGGGCAAGATAGAGGACAGGTGTGCCGGCAGCGGTGAGAATGAATTTAGCCAGATAGGTGGTCAGGAGGATCTCTGTCCATACCATCCAGTCATACTGTCCGGCAAAAGCAATGGTGCAGAAGATCAGCGTATCGACAAAAGAGCTGACCATCGTACTGCCGTTGGAGCGGATCCACAGCTGACGCGAGCTGCCATAATACTTGCGGATCCAGGCGTACAGCCGCACATCCAGGAACTGGCTGATGAAATACGCGGTAAGGCTGCCCAGGGCAAGCCGCGGCATCAGGCCGAAAATCGTCTGCAGCGAGGATTGGGCAATATCCGTTTCCTGCGGCTTAAACACCAGCACCATCTGCATAATGACTGTCGTCATCAGCAGCGTGAAGAATCCGAACCAGACAGCGCCGCGCGCTTCCTTCCGCCCGTAGCGTTCATTCAGCAGATCGCTGGTCATATACAGTGTGACATACATCGTATTCCCCAAGGTCATGACAATATCGAAAGGCATCGCGATCGTCTTGGCTACTTGAATATTGGCGACCACGGTTGCCATGCCGACCCAGGCATAAAGCCCTTTTTTACCGAATAAACGGTAGCAGAGCAGAAAGAACACAAAATTAACAACTACAAACAGAATACCCCATAACAAGTTGAACATAAATCAACTAACTCCTCCTAGTTTTGTTTACGCGGGATGGTTACGAACCGCGGCCAGCAAGTTTTAGACACAAAACATTAATACTTTATCACATCGTCAGCTAACAATCTATAAAATTTCAAATTTTCATGAAAACTATATTATACTAACATTTCTCCGAAAATTGATGATAGACTCAATAAATATTCATTCTTTTCAGAAAATTATATGACATATAGCTAACTTTCACTATTCAACCGGGGGTTAATTCTATAGAATAGTTATCAATTACATTCCCGCTTACGATAGCTTCATATATGACCTACACCTATGGAATATATTGCAGCTTGCCTGGCTTTTGGTCCGGCTTGGGAGAAGAATGCAATTAACAGAAAAGGAGAGAATGAAATGTTAAGCTTCAAAAAATCGATCAGCCGTAAGTTTATCCTTTTGTTGTTCGTCGTTCTGCTGCTTACTTCGCTTTTACTAAGCATCAGTTTCTACTTCATATCCATTAATACCATCGACAGCTACGTTATGCCGCAGATCAACAAGCAGCTGACTGCCTCAGCACAGGATGTATATAAAAGTCTGAACGCGACCAGCGCCCAGCAGACCCTTAATAAAAATGAGCAGGCCAGGACGAATGTCGAATTCTATTTTGAAGAAAAAAGAAAACAGCATAATGTGGAGACCATATTCCTCATCGATCTGCGGGAGGGCAAAGCCACAGTCCTGACTGCAGACCACGTTGCCAAACTTAAGCCGGAGGAATCGATTCAGGTATGGCCAGCCATGGAGCAAGCCGCCAAAGGTAAAGCGGGACTAAGTGAAATTTATGCCGATAGCCACGGTGTACATAAGACTGCATATGTCGGGGTTCCTGGTACCACGATGATTGTAGGTGTAAGCTCGGATGTAGGATTTGTACAGGATAAAATGAACAGTATACTCTGGACCAGTGCGGGTATTACCCTGCTGGCGCTTATTATCGGATTGTCCGCAGCCGCATTTATGAGCCGCAGAATTACCCGCCCGATAACGCAGCTTGCCGCTTACAGCAATAAGCTCGCCGGAGGCGACTTCACTGAGACCCTCACCATAAAAGGCAGTGATGAGGTAGGCCAGCTCTCTGAGAGCTTCCGGATCATGAGCGAACGGCTTAAGGAGATGATCGGACATGTGCTTGATACCTCCGGTACAGTCGTTACTGATTCCAATGACCTCAAGGAACGTGTACAGGTGCTGAACACGATGGCTGAGCATTCAGCTTCCTCTGTGGAGGAGATCGGTAAAGGCAGCACGATGATTGCCAGCAGCGCACTGGACAATTCCCGGGCCATGGATGAGATTAACATCGGTATCCAGCATATCGCTTCCGCTGCCGGAGAGGTTACCGAACAGATCAGCGAAGCTTCCGCAGAAGCCATGGGCGGCAATGAAATTGCCCAGAGTGCTGTCCAGCAGATGCGCCAGGTGGAGCAGGCCTCCATTCAGTCCATGGAGCAGTTCCGCATTATGAATGAACGCTCCCTTATGATCGGGGAAGTTGTGCAGGGCATTACCGAAATTACAAAACAGATCCAGATGCTGTCGCTTAACGCCTCCATCGAAGCTGCGCGTGCCGGAGAACACGGCCGGGGATTCGCTGTTGTTGCCGGTGAAGTGCGCAAGCTCTCTGAGCAGTCTAAGGAATCCAATGAACAAATCCGTGAATTCCTGCTCGGCCTGCAAGAAGATATGAACCACTCCGTATCTGAAATGAATCATGTGAATGCGGAAGTGGCTTCAGGGATGAACAAGGTTGTCGAAGCGGGGAATGCCTTTAACCACCTGCTGATTCTGATCCAGAGCATCAATCACAGCATCCAGTCTGTCTCTGCCGCTACCCAGCAGATCTCCGCAGGCACCGAAGAGGTTAGCGCCTCCGTGGAGGAAACTGCGCAGATTACAGCCAAATCTCAGCAAAGCGCGGCTACATTGACAGACAATTCCGCACGGCAGCACCAGGAGCTGGAAGGGCATGCGCTGACCGTCGAGCATCTGCATCAGCAGGCCGTAAAGCTGCAGAAGGCTGTCGGGCAGTTCAAAATTTAAGCTTGGTGTTTCAGCGGAAAATAGAAGGACAAGTTATTCTGTATGCATATAAATTCTTATAATGTTACACAAAAAAGCAGTTCCTAAGGCCTCGTGGCTGTTGGAACTGCTTTTTTATATACCCGGAGTTTCGCCTGTTCAGTGTCTTGGCGCCCACAGAATAACCGAGACGCCGATCACACAGATACCGGCTCCAATCCAGTCGTAGAGATCCGGGGTTTTGCGGTCTACCAGCCAGCCCCACAGTACGGCAAGGACAATGAATACTCCGCCATAAGCGGCGTAAACCCGCCCGAAGGAAGGGAATTTCTGCAGCGTCGGGATAATCCCGTAAGCGATCAGAATGAATGACCCCAGCAGGCCGTACCACAGCGGGCGTGATTCCCGCAGCCAGAGCCAGACCAGATAACCGCCGCCGATCTCAGCCAGACCCGCCACAATGAACAACAGCACCGCAATAGCCATTGTTATTCCTCTCTTCCCGGCAAGCCCATAATATTGTAAACAGCATGCATATCCAGATGCTTCCTGACAGTATCCGCCAGCCGGTCAAACTCCTGCTCACGCAGCGCTGCCGCTGAATAGGTCACAGACAGCTGCGCCAGTCCTTTGGACCGGCGCAGCCCGTTCAGCCAGCCCCGGCGGAATTCGTCATTATGGAACAGCCCGTGCAGATAGCTGCCCCAGATTCTCCCGTCCGTTGTTCCCCAGCCTTCCGGCACTGCCTGGCCTTCCGGCCCGTTCAGGCTGAACAGGCCGGATACGGAAGCTGTGTCCAGATTTGTAGTCTTTCCCATATGTATCTCGTAACCGGAAACAGCTCCGTGATGCTCCCCGCTTAATTGCAGCGGATGCCCGTCCGCCAGCTTTCCGCTAACGCGGACGGTAGTCTTCTGCGGCAGAAACGTAGTTGAGAGCGGCAAATACCCGAGCCCCTCACTCTCTCCCGGCTCAGCACTCTCGATCGCATCAGGGTCAAGCAGCTTCTGGCCAAGCATCTGGTATCCTCCGCAAATCCCTGCAAGCTGCTGGCATCCCTCGCCCAGCGCACGCCCGATTGCCTCCGGGAATCCCTGCTCCCGCAAGTACTGCAGATCAGCCGCGGTATTCTTCGTCCCCGGAAGAATGATGGCATCCGGCGTTCCCAGCTCATCTGCCGATGCCACATAACGCACCGCTGTATCCGGCTCGTCCTCCAGCGGATCGAAATCGGTAAAGTTGGAAATACGCGGATAACGGATAACGGCGATGTCCAGCTCCCTCTCTGAATCCGTACGCTGGCGGCCGGATGCGCTGTCCAGGACTACGGAGTCTTCCGCTTCAATCCGCAGCTGCGGCAGAAACGGCAAGACGCCGAGCACCGGAATGCCGGTACGCTCCTCCAGCCAGTCCAGCCCGGGCTGCAGCAGCGAGACGTCACCGCGGAATTTATTGATAATGAAGCCTTTGACCCTGGCCCGCTCATGCGGCTCCAGCAGCTCAAGCGTACCGACGATGAAGGCAAAAACGCCGCCCCGGTCGATATCGGCCACCAGCACCACCGGCGCATCCGCCCAGCCGGCCAGATTCATATTGACGATATCCCGGGCTTTGAGATTAATCTCCGCCGGGCTGCCTGCCCCTTCCATCAGGACAACCTCATAAGCCTCCCGCAGCCGGTTCAGCGCAGCCATCACGGTACCTTTTGCTTCAGGCAGAAATTTCTCGCGGTATTCTCTCGCACTAAGCGCCGCATGCGGCACTCCGTGCACCACAATCTGTGCACTCATCTCCCCGGAGGGCTTCAGCAGAATCGGGTTCATATCGCTGGTGGCTGTGATGCCGAAGGCCTCCGCCTGCATGCCCTGAGCCCGGCCGATCTCTAAGCCGCCCTCTGTTACGTAGGAATTCAGCGCCATATTCTGCGACTTGAACGGCGCGGTGCGGTATCCGTCCTGCATCATAATCCGTCCGATGGCAGCAGTGACGAGACTTTTGCCGACATCGGAGGCTGTTCCCTGCACCATCAGCACAGCGCCGGGCAGCAGCTGATCAGGTTGACCAGCCGCTGCCCGGGAGCCGGCCGGGGCAGAAGCGAATGCAGCCTGAGCTGCAGCTGTATCTTCCATGTTCGTCCTCCTCGGTTTCTTGCTGCTGCCGGGGTTCCCGGCGGTGCAGCTCAGTTCGTGCCGCAGCGGCGCTGTGTTAAGTGTACGGCGATTAGCCCGTTAGGGCAGTGGGCCGCTGCGCGTTAAGGGCAACAGCAGGTGCTGACGCTACTGGAGATTGTGCTGCAGCAGCACCAGCACAAGCAGGACCACCGCCTCCAGCAGCTCGTTCAGCGCGCCGTAGACGTCGCCGGTGAGCCCGCCGAGCCGGCTGCTGATCCGCCGCGCAGCGAGCCTGCCGCAGGCTGCCGCTGCCGCCGGCGCCAGGATGGCCGCTGCCGCTAGCCGCGGCCAGGCCCCTGTGCCCGCGCCGAGCGCCAGCGGTGCTGCGGCTGCGGCCAGGGTGAGCAGCGCGGCGGTGAGACGCGCGCGCCGCTCCTGCCGGGCAGGCAGCCCGCCGAAGCTGGCGGCCAGCCCTTCATTGCCGCGGGCCAGCGGATAGCGGGCCATGGCCCGCACCATGTACCAGCGGCTCCACACCGGCGGCAGCAGGAGCAGCGGCAGCATGCTGTATGCGCCGCCTTCGATGAATGCCGCCAGCAGCGAGGCCTTCAGCAGCAGCAGCAGCACACAGGCCAGCACACCCATAGCGCCGACACGGCTGTCCTTCATAATCTCCAGCATCCGCTCCCTCGAGCGGTAGCTGAGCAGTGCATCGGCGCTGTCCATCCAGCCGTCCAGATGCAGCCCGCCGGTCAGCCCCGTCCACAGGATAAGGGTGATGACAGCGGCAGGCCAGGCCGGCAGCAGCCAGGCTGCGGCTGCCGCACCCAGCGCGGCGCTGAGGCCGATCGCCGCACCGACCAGCGGATAATAGACTACGCTCCGCCGCAGCAGCTCCGCCGAGAAGTCCGGGCTGTACTTTACCGGGAAGCGTGACAGAAACTGAAAAGCGGCAGAAGCATCCCCCCGCGCGCTCACAGCAGGTACTCCCGGCTCTTCAGCTCTACCGGAATTCCGGCTGTGACCAGGAATACCTGGCTGCACTGCCGGGCAAGACCTGCATTCATCCGTCCGGCCAGATCACGGTAGAGCCGGCCGAGTGAATATTCAGGCACAATGCCGTCGCCTACTTCATTAGTCACGAGAATAAGCGTCCCCTGGAACGAGGCTACACTCCGTGCAAGCCGCGCAATTTCGTCTTCTACCAGCTGCTGCCTGTCCTTATGCTCCTCCACCGACAGCAGCCTGTTCGACAGCCACAGTGTCAGGCAGTCCACAAGCACCGCCCGGCCGCCGCCGGACAGCTTGTCCAGCAACGCCGCGAGTTCGAGCGGCTCTTCTACCGTCTCCCACAGTCCGCCGCCCTCACCGCGCTGCTGCCGGTGCAGGTCGATCCGCGCCTGCATCTCTTCATCGAAGGCCTGGCCGGTCGCCACATATACCGCCTGCTGCGGATGCGCAAGCTTCCGGGTCAGGGTCTCGGCGAAGCCGCTTTTGCCGCTGCGGGCGCCTCCGGTTACAAGAATGCTCATGGCTTCTCCGATCCGGAGACCCCCGCGCTTTCAAAGGTTGCCATCTCCCGCATAATCCGGCAGACCGCCTCAATGAAATGCAGGCACAGCACCCCGCCGGTTCCTTCGCCGAGCCGCAGCCCGAGATCAAGCAGCGCTTCAAGGCCCAGCCGCTCCAGCATCAGCTTGTGGCCCTGCTCACCGGAGACATGGGAAGCTATCATATACGCTGTTGCTTCCGGGGCCAGCGCTTTGGCAATCAAGGCTGCCGCTCCGGAGATGAAGCCGTCCAGGATAACCGGAATCCTCAGGGCCGCCGCCCCCAGAATCAGCCCGGCCAGGCCGGCAATCTCCAGTCCCCCCACCTTGGCGAGCACATCCACCGGATCTGCAGAATCCGGCTTATTAACCTGGAGCGAGCGCTCTACAACCGAGATTTTGTGACGCAGACGTTCATCATCAATTCCGGTGCCCCGTCCAACTGCCGCTTCCGCAGGAATACCCTCCAGTGCACACAGCACCGCAGCGCTAGCCGTCGTATTGCCGATCCCCATCTCGCCCGTAATAAAAATCTCCGTCCCGTTCTTCGCCGCCTCCTGGGCTACATGTACGCCGGCCAGAATGGCCCGCAGCGCTTCATCACGGCTCATCGACGGGCCGGCCGCCATATTGTCCGTGCCCCGGCGCACCTTACGGTCAATCAGCTGCGGATGGATGATATCGCCATTAATGCCGATATCCACGAACTGCACCTCTGCCCCGCCTTGCCGGGCCAGTACATTGACTGCCGCACCGCCGCTAAGGAAGTTATAGGCCATCTGCATTGTAACCTCTTGCGGGAATGCGCTTACGCCTTCACTGCATACCCCGTGATCCGCGGCCATTACCACTACTGTCCGTTTGTCATAACGGGGCTGCTCCACTTTGGAGATACCGGCAAGGCGGACGGCGAGCGCCTCCAGCCGCCCGAGGCTTCCCGGCGGCTTGGTCAGACTGTTCAGGCGGAGCACCGCCTGCAGTGTAGCTTTTTCATCAGGCGGAGATATGCGTCCGGTTACTTCTTGAATGGCTGTGATCATGATATTACCTCCTGTTATATGATTGCGGGCGAGAGTCCCGCTGCAGAACATCAATGAATCCCTTTAAGCAGCTCTGATTCATAGCCGGCCTGCGCAGACACTGGAAAACGCCAAAAAGCCCCCTGCGAAGAAGGGAGCTTCCACTGTCTGGCCGCAGACGCAGGCCGATAAACTGCTGTATATCCCTAAATCTTCCTTAAAGGATTATAGGTGATCCAGGATGATCTTACAATTAGATTTTTACCTTCATGAAGCTTCCCAGCCGCTCCAGCGCTTCGGTTAATTTCGCTGTCGAGGCTGCGTAGGAGCAGCGGATATAGCCTTCCCCAACGGCTCCGAATACATGGCCCGGGACCACAGCAACGCCCGCCTCCTTCAGCAGCCTTAAGGCAAATTCCTCCGAGCTCATCCCGGTGTGGGCAATGGACGGGAAGGCGTAGAAGGCCCCCTCCGGCAGATGGCAATGCAGGCCGGCCGCCCGCAGCCCCTCAACCAGCAGAGTCCGGCGTTCCTTGAAGATGCCCTTCATCCGGTCCTTATCCGGCAGCGCACTGCGCAGTGCTTCAATCGCGGCAACCTGGCTCATCACCGGGGCGCACATGGCGGTGTATTGATGAATCTTCAGCATAGCTGCCAGCAGCCCGCTGTTGCCGCAGGCATAACCGATCCGCCACCCCGTCATGGCAAAAGCCTTCGAGAAGCCGCTGATTAAGATCGTGCGGTCCTTCATGTCCGGAAGTGAAGCCAGACTTACATGCCTGCTGTCATATGTCAGCTCGGCGTAGACTTCATCGGTAATCACAAGCAGCCCGTGCTCCTTCACTACCTCCGCTACCGGCAGCCAGTCCTCATAAGTCATGACCGCTCCGGTCGGGTTATTCGGAAAATTAACAATCAGCAGCTTGGAGCGCGGCGTAATCGCCTGGCGCAGTGCTTCAGCAGTGAGCTTAAAGCCCTGCCCGGCTGCAGTCTCCACCGGCACGACCGTTCCGCCGTTCAGATGGGCGATCGGTGCGTAAGCAACATATCCCGGTGAAGGGATCAGAATCTCATCGCCCGGAACAATGAAAGCCCGCAACGCCAAATCCAAGGCTTCACTGCTCCCCACAGTAACCAGAATTTCCTCCTGCGGATCATACGGCAGCCCAAAGCCTGCCGCTAAATATCCGGCAATCTCCTCCCGCAGCTCCATCAAACCGCTGTTGGGCGTATATCCCGTTTCTCCCCGGTCCAGGGCGCGGATACAGGCTGCCCGGACCTGCTCAGGGGTTGCGAAGTCCGGTTCGCCTACTCCGAGTGATATTATATCGTTGTTACCCGCAGCAAGATCAAAAAAAGCCCGGATGCCCGAAGGCGGAATCTCCCTGACCCGGGGAGCGACCGGGTCACTGCTGCGCGGGAAGGCACCAGGCGCGGCAAAGGGCAGGGGCCTCAGGCGCGGCTGCGCAGATTGATGTCTGCTCATGATCGGCCGCCCCCTTGCCCTGCATACTCCGGCTCCGGCTCCGATTCAGCCGCTATTCCTCCGCGCTCCTGCAGCGATCTGCTGATGATCTCATCCAGCAGCCTGCTGAAGGAAAGCCCTGCTGCTCCGGCACTCTGCGGCAGCAGGCTGGTTGCCGTCATCCCGGGCAGTGTATTCACTTCCAGCACATAGGGAATTCCGTCCGCCAGCAGCATATCCACCCGGGCATACACCGTACATTTCAGTGCCCGGTAGCAGGCCAGCGCCGCTGCTCGTACCTGTTCCTCCACTCCGGCAGGCAGCCGGATAATCTGCTCCTCTGCCCCGCCCTGCTCGTATTTGGCCGTATAATCGAACCAGTCGCTGCCCAGCGACTGAATCCCGATCACGGGCAGCATTTCTCCCCCCAGAATGGAGCAGGTAATCTCCTGTCCTGCGGTGTAGCGCTCAATCAGCACCGACCGGTCAGCGGCAAAAGCCTTCTCCACCGCCCCCCTTAGCTCCTGCGGATGATTTACCTTCGTCATGCCGATGCTCGAGCCGCCGGAATTCGGCTTGACCATCACCGGATAACCGAGCCGCTGCACGGCTTCCGGGTCATATTCACTGATATGCTCCCAGCACAGCCAGTCGGGTGTGGGGATATTTTGGCTGCGGATCACCGTCTTGGCCAGTGCTTTATCCATACAGAGACTGCTGGAGAGCACCCCGCTCCCGGAATAGGGGATGCCCAGCGTTTCAAGCGTTCCCTGAACAGTGCCGTCCTCACCGTAAGTCCCGTGCAGGGCGAGCAGCGCGAAGTCCAGCCCATTAACTCCTGCCAGCAGCTCTTCCCGTGAAGTGATGGGAACAGGAATCCCGATATATTTTGCCGGATCCAGCGCCTTCAGCATCTCCCTGCCCGTATTCAGCGACACCTCATATTCGGACGATACGCCGCCCATAATAACACCCACTCTGATCATATCCGTACACTCCTCATCCCATTAGTTGCCGTGCTGCTGCGCCGATAATCTCGATCCCTTTGCGAATATCCTCATCCGCCACTCTGGAGAAGCCCAGCCGCAGCGTATTTTTTCCTGTACCGTCAGTGAAGAAGATGTCGCCCGCCGTAAAAATAACCCCCTGCCTGTGGCACGCCGCAAGCAATTCCCTTGTATTGAAACCTTCCGCAAACGTTATGAACAGATGCAGTCCCCCGTCCCCCGACAATGAGGCATACGGAATATGCTCCTTGCAGCAGGCCAGCGTCAGCTCGTATTTGCGTTTATACTCCAGCCGGGCTTTCTTCAGGTACTTCTCCAGATTGCCGCCCAGCAGATACTGGTACAGAATGGACTGGTCGAGCGTCGACGTATGGATCGTTTGGGCTCTTTTCACACTTTCGAGGTAGTAGATCAGCTCCTGATCCGCCAGCACCCAGCCTACCCGCAGTCCCGGAAAAAGCACCTTGGAAAAGCTGCCGAGATAGACCACGCTGTTCCCGCCGCCTGCCGCAGCAATTAACGGAGCCGTATGGGCCCCCGAATAACGCAGCTCCTCGTTG encodes:
- a CDS encoding queuosine precursor transporter, producing the protein MFNLLWGILFVVVNFVFFLLCYRLFGKKGLYAWVGMATVVANIQVAKTIAMPFDIVMTLGNTMYVTLYMTSDLLNERYGRKEARGAVWFGFFTLLMTTVIMQMVLVFKPQETDIAQSSLQTIFGLMPRLALGSLTAYFISQFLDVRLYAWIRKYYGSSRQLWIRSNGSTMVSSFVDTLIFCTIAFAGQYDWMVWTEILLTTYLAKFILTAAGTPVLYLARSFRFAEEEQQGGTPAATRNIS
- a CDS encoding D-alanine--D-alanine ligase, which produces MIRVGVIMGGVSSEYEVSLNTGREMLKALDPAKYIGIPVPITSREELLAGVNGLDFALLALHGTYGEDGTVQGTLETLGIPYSGSGVLSSSLCMDKALAKTVIRSQNIPTPDWLCWEHISEYDPEAVQRLGYPVMVKPNSGGSSIGMTKVNHPQELRGAVEKAFAADRSVLIERYTAGQEITCSILGGEMLPVIGIQSLGSDWFDYTAKYEQGGAEEQIIRLPAGVEEQVRAAALACYRALKCTVYARVDMLLADGIPYVLEVNTLPGMTATSLLPQSAGAAGLSFSRLLDEIISRSLQERGGIAAESEPEPEYAGQGGGRS
- the cobU gene encoding bifunctional adenosylcobinamide kinase/adenosylcobinamide-phosphate guanylyltransferase — protein: MSILVTGGARSGKSGFAETLTRKLAHPQQAVYVATGQAFDEEMQARIDLHRQQRGEGGGLWETVEEPLELAALLDKLSGGGRAVLVDCLTLWLSNRLLSVEEHKDRQQLVEDEIARLARSVASFQGTLILVTNEVGDGIVPEYSLGRLYRDLAGRMNAGLARQCSQVFLVTAGIPVELKSREYLL
- a CDS encoding YnfA family protein gives rise to the protein MAIAVLLFIVAGLAEIGGGYLVWLWLRESRPLWYGLLGSFILIAYGIIPTLQKFPSFGRVYAAYGGVFIVLAVLWGWLVDRKTPDLYDWIGAGICVIGVSVILWAPRH
- the cobT gene encoding nicotinate-nucleotide--dimethylbenzimidazole phosphoribosyltransferase → MITAIQEVTGRISPPDEKATLQAVLRLNSLTKPPGSLGRLEALAVRLAGISKVEQPRYDKRTVVVMAADHGVCSEGVSAFPQEVTMQMAYNFLSGGAAVNVLARQGGAEVQFVDIGINGDIIHPQLIDRKVRRGTDNMAAGPSMSRDEALRAILAGVHVAQEAAKNGTEIFITGEMGIGNTTASAAVLCALEGIPAEAAVGRGTGIDDERLRHKISVVERSLQVNKPDSADPVDVLAKVGGLEIAGLAGLILGAAALRIPVILDGFISGAAALIAKALAPEATAYMIASHVSGEQGHKLMLERLGLEALLDLGLRLGEGTGGVLCLHFIEAVCRIMREMATFESAGVSGSEKP
- a CDS encoding cobyric acid synthase, whose translation is MVQGTASDVGKSLVTAAIGRIMMQDGYRTAPFKSQNMALNSYVTEGGLEIGRAQGMQAEAFGITATSDMNPILLKPSGEMSAQIVVHGVPHAALSAREYREKFLPEAKGTVMAALNRLREAYEVVLMEGAGSPAEINLKARDIVNMNLAGWADAPVVLVADIDRGGVFAFIVGTLELLEPHERARVKGFIINKFRGDVSLLQPGLDWLEERTGIPVLGVLPFLPQLRIEAEDSVVLDSASGRQRTDSERELDIAVIRYPRISNFTDFDPLEDEPDTAVRYVASADELGTPDAIILPGTKNTAADLQYLREQGFPEAIGRALGEGCQQLAGICGGYQMLGQKLLDPDAIESAEPGESEGLGYLPLSTTFLPQKTTVRVSGKLADGHPLQLSGEHHGAVSGYEIHMGKTTNLDTASVSGLFSLNGPEGQAVPEGWGTTDGRIWGSYLHGLFHNDEFRRGWLNGLRRSKGLAQLSVTYSAAALREQEFDRLADTVRKHLDMHAVYNIMGLPGREE
- the cobS gene encoding adenosylcobinamide-GDP ribazoletransferase; this encodes MSARGDASAAFQFLSRFPVKYSPDFSAELLRRSVVYYPLVGAAIGLSAALGAAAAAWLLPAWPAAVITLILWTGLTGGLHLDGWMDSADALLSYRSRERMLEIMKDSRVGAMGVLACVLLLLLKASLLAAFIEGGAYSMLPLLLLPPVWSRWYMVRAMARYPLARGNEGLAASFGGLPARQERRARLTAALLTLAAAAAPLALGAGTGAWPRLAAAAILAPAAAAACGRLAARRISSRLGGLTGDVYGALNELLEAVVLLVLVLLQHNLQ
- a CDS encoding methyl-accepting chemotaxis protein, encoding MLSFKKSISRKFILLLFVVLLLTSLLLSISFYFISINTIDSYVMPQINKQLTASAQDVYKSLNATSAQQTLNKNEQARTNVEFYFEEKRKQHNVETIFLIDLREGKATVLTADHVAKLKPEESIQVWPAMEQAAKGKAGLSEIYADSHGVHKTAYVGVPGTTMIVGVSSDVGFVQDKMNSILWTSAGITLLALIIGLSAAAFMSRRITRPITQLAAYSNKLAGGDFTETLTIKGSDEVGQLSESFRIMSERLKEMIGHVLDTSGTVVTDSNDLKERVQVLNTMAEHSASSVEEIGKGSTMIASSALDNSRAMDEINIGIQHIASAAGEVTEQISEASAEAMGGNEIAQSAVQQMRQVEQASIQSMEQFRIMNERSLMIGEVVQGITEITKQIQMLSLNASIEAARAGEHGRGFAVVAGEVRKLSEQSKESNEQIREFLLGLQEDMNHSVSEMNHVNAEVASGMNKVVEAGNAFNHLLILIQSINHSIQSVSAATQQISAGTEEVSASVEETAQITAKSQQSAATLTDNSARQHQELEGHALTVEHLHQQAVKLQKAVGQFKI
- a CDS encoding aminotransferase class I/II-fold pyridoxal phosphate-dependent enzyme, yielding MSRHQSAQPRLRPLPFAAPGAFPRSSDPVAPRVREIPPSGIRAFFDLAAGNNDIISLGVGEPDFATPEQVRAACIRALDRGETGYTPNSGLMELREEIAGYLAAGFGLPYDPQEEILVTVGSSEALDLALRAFIVPGDEILIPSPGYVAYAPIAHLNGGTVVPVETAAGQGFKLTAEALRQAITPRSKLLIVNFPNNPTGAVMTYEDWLPVAEVVKEHGLLVITDEVYAELTYDSRHVSLASLPDMKDRTILISGFSKAFAMTGWRIGYACGNSGLLAAMLKIHQYTAMCAPVMSQVAAIEALRSALPDKDRMKGIFKERRTLLVEGLRAAGLHCHLPEGAFYAFPSIAHTGMSSEEFALRLLKEAGVAVVPGHVFGAVGEGYIRCSYAASTAKLTEALERLGSFMKVKI